The Endozoicomonas montiporae CL-33 genome contains a region encoding:
- the purE gene encoding 5-(carboxyamino)imidazole ribonucleotide mutase produces the protein MTKPFVAILMGSDSDLPKVQAAIDVLKKLDVPVEVKVHSAHRTPEATHHYVTDADKRGCAAFIACAGMAAHLAGVVASLTIKPVIGVPIDAGPLDGLDALLSTVQMPGGIPVATVAIGKAGAKNAGYLAAQIIALGDKELADRLQMERKANTEEVLAKDAALQQQLNG, from the coding sequence ATGACGAAGCCATTCGTTGCTATTCTAATGGGGTCTGATTCGGACCTGCCCAAGGTTCAGGCCGCTATCGACGTACTCAAAAAGCTGGATGTTCCAGTTGAAGTTAAAGTGCATTCTGCACACCGAACTCCGGAAGCGACTCATCACTATGTCACCGACGCTGACAAGCGTGGCTGCGCAGCCTTTATTGCCTGTGCAGGCATGGCGGCGCACCTGGCGGGTGTGGTTGCTTCCCTGACCATCAAACCGGTGATTGGTGTACCGATTGATGCAGGTCCTCTGGACGGTCTGGACGCTCTGCTGTCTACCGTACAAATGCCGGGTGGTATTCCGGTAGCGACCGTTGCTATTGGTAAAGCCGGTGCGAAAAACGCAGGCTATCTTGCTGCTCAAATTATTGCCTTGGGTGATAAAGAGCTGGCTGATCGTCTGCAGATGGAGCGTAAGGCCAATACTGAAGAAGTACTGGCGAAAGACGCTGCCCTGCAACAACAACTGAACGGCTGA
- a CDS encoding L-threonylcarbamoyladenylate synthase: MTATPDVNSGMTLEQATPETTPNNNLSTAQAAVTVHQGGVIAYPTEAVWGLGCDPWNRDAVYRILDIKARPVEKGMILVAASEAQIAPLLEPLTATQRQALSDSWPGPFTWLIPDINHWVPDWVKGQFDTVAVRISDHPVVQALCEAAGHPLISTSANRAGEPPLLTEQSLHQHFGAEVDLIVPGKTGSQNTPSEIRDLRTGQVIRSG; this comes from the coding sequence ATGACTGCGACCCCTGATGTAAATTCCGGGATGACTCTGGAACAGGCAACTCCGGAGACAACTCCGAATAATAACTTGTCCACCGCACAGGCAGCGGTCACGGTGCATCAGGGGGGCGTTATTGCTTATCCTACCGAAGCAGTATGGGGGCTGGGCTGCGATCCTTGGAACAGGGATGCGGTGTACCGCATTCTGGATATCAAAGCCCGCCCTGTAGAGAAGGGCATGATTCTGGTGGCGGCCTCTGAAGCCCAGATTGCGCCGCTGCTGGAACCGCTGACGGCAACTCAGCGGCAAGCTCTTTCCGACTCCTGGCCAGGACCTTTTACCTGGCTGATTCCCGACATCAATCATTGGGTGCCTGACTGGGTAAAAGGTCAGTTTGATACGGTGGCTGTCCGTATCAGTGATCACCCGGTTGTGCAGGCTTTGTGTGAAGCTGCTGGGCATCCGTTAATTTCCACTTCTGCCAATCGGGCAGGAGAACCGCCCTTGCTCACCGAACAGTCGTTGCATCAGCATTTTGGTGCAGAAGTCGATTTGATCGTACCCGGAAAAACCGGTTCACAAAATACGCCTTCTGAAATTCGTGACTTACGAACCGGGCAGGTCATCCGGTCCGGCTGA
- the hemF gene encoding oxygen-dependent coproporphyrinogen oxidase yields MTKIKTEQVKNYLLSLQDAICAALEEQDGERVFSEESWEYHGGGGGRARVLEGGHVFEKAGVNFSFVKGERLPASATAKRPELEGRSFQAMGVSLVIHPDNPFVPTSHANVRLMVAEKDGEEPVWWFGGGYDLTPYYGFEEDCQHWHSTAKTACEPFGESVYPRYKKWCDDYFFLKHRNEPRGIGGLFYDDLNEWPFERCFEFMQAVGNSFIDAYIPIVEKRRQTPFSEQHKQFQQYRRGRYVEFNLVYDRGTLFGLQSGGRTESILMSLPPLVRWNYNWQPEPGSEEARLYDVFLKPRDWVNEPEVLR; encoded by the coding sequence ATGACAAAGATAAAAACAGAACAGGTCAAAAACTACTTATTGTCACTGCAGGATGCCATTTGTGCCGCTCTGGAAGAACAGGACGGTGAAAGGGTCTTTTCCGAAGAAAGCTGGGAGTACCACGGTGGTGGTGGCGGTCGTGCCCGGGTGCTTGAAGGTGGTCACGTATTCGAAAAAGCCGGTGTCAACTTTTCATTTGTAAAAGGTGAGCGATTACCCGCTTCTGCCACAGCCAAGCGCCCTGAACTGGAAGGCCGCAGTTTTCAGGCAATGGGTGTATCGCTGGTGATTCATCCCGATAATCCTTTTGTTCCAACCTCCCATGCCAATGTCCGCCTGATGGTGGCAGAAAAAGACGGTGAAGAGCCAGTCTGGTGGTTTGGCGGTGGTTACGACCTGACCCCCTACTATGGATTTGAAGAAGACTGTCAGCACTGGCATTCCACAGCCAAAACGGCCTGTGAGCCTTTTGGTGAATCCGTCTATCCCCGGTATAAGAAATGGTGTGACGATTACTTCTTCCTAAAGCATCGCAACGAGCCCAGAGGCATTGGCGGGCTGTTTTATGATGACCTGAATGAGTGGCCGTTTGAACGTTGTTTCGAGTTTATGCAGGCGGTGGGCAACAGTTTTATTGATGCTTATATACCGATTGTTGAAAAGCGCAGGCAAACGCCATTCAGTGAACAGCACAAGCAGTTTCAACAGTATCGTCGCGGGCGCTACGTTGAATTCAATCTGGTTTACGATCGTGGAACACTGTTTGGTTTGCAGTCAGGCGGGCGTACAGAGTCTATCCTGATGTCTTTACCACCACTCGTGCGCTGGAATTACAACTGGCAGCCAGAGCCTGGTAGTGAAGAAGCGCGTTTGTACGATGTTTTCCTGAAACCCAGAGATTGGGTAAACGAGCCAGAGGTCTTACGTTAA
- the aroE gene encoding shikimate dehydrogenase has translation MAGPVDKYAVLGNPVAHSKSPRIHTMFASQTEQRLQYNARLVPVDGFDEAINHFFKEEFGGHGLSITVPFKEQAWECAQHRTARAEKAGAVNTLWITNDGVIHGDNTDGLGLVRDLSVNHQVELENKRILILGAGGAVRGVLEPLLEQKPSELVVANRTVSKAEALVELFPEKPVSACGFTDLSGNFDLIINGTSASLQGDLPPLPVEIVAEHTICYDMMYASETTVFNQWGLAHGARQALDGLGMLVEQAAEQFLIWRGVRPDTAPVLLHLREDMSA, from the coding sequence ATGGCGGGTCCTGTTGATAAGTATGCCGTTTTGGGCAACCCCGTTGCTCATAGCAAGTCACCCCGGATACACACGATGTTTGCCAGTCAGACTGAACAGCGGCTACAGTATAACGCCCGACTGGTACCTGTGGATGGTTTTGATGAAGCCATTAACCACTTTTTCAAGGAAGAGTTTGGAGGGCATGGCCTGAGTATCACCGTTCCGTTTAAGGAACAGGCCTGGGAATGTGCACAACATCGTACAGCTCGTGCAGAAAAAGCCGGGGCAGTGAATACATTGTGGATAACCAACGATGGCGTAATTCATGGTGATAACACCGATGGCTTGGGACTGGTGCGTGATTTATCAGTGAACCATCAGGTAGAACTGGAGAACAAACGTATTCTTATTCTGGGTGCGGGTGGTGCGGTGCGTGGTGTGCTTGAGCCTTTGTTGGAACAAAAGCCTTCCGAGCTGGTCGTTGCCAATCGCACTGTCAGCAAAGCTGAAGCATTGGTAGAACTGTTTCCCGAAAAGCCCGTTTCTGCCTGTGGATTTACAGATCTTTCAGGGAATTTTGATCTGATTATTAATGGCACTTCAGCTAGCCTGCAGGGCGACCTCCCTCCCCTGCCCGTTGAAATAGTGGCTGAACATACCATTTGCTACGACATGATGTACGCCAGTGAAACCACTGTGTTTAATCAGTGGGGACTGGCGCATGGAGCCCGTCAGGCGTTGGATGGTCTGGGTATGCTGGTGGAACAGGCGGCAGAACAGTTTCTGATTTGGCGTGGTGTTCGTCCGGATACTGCACCCGTGCTGCTGCATCTTCGTGAAGACATGTCAGCTTAA
- a CDS encoding YiiX/YebB-like N1pC/P60 family cysteine hydrolase, with amino-acid sequence MEMTNLKKGDLLFQLRSGGELEYAISRVFAGYNGMLLNHVAIYCGDNHGQGQVVEATMPQVRCIDLKHFLERSVVDTSGRHCVVQARLLPEFQHLTDSAVEFVLKQLNKPYDSDYNGRCKGWYCSELVLEAWRQANHGRFVFPQTPMGFRDMETGKLLPYWIQHYKKTGQPIPEGKPGSHPALVSCSEKLEILNVIGQLPSRLESLSIFKPPLQTV; translated from the coding sequence ATGGAAATGACCAACCTGAAAAAAGGTGACCTGCTTTTTCAGCTGCGTTCCGGTGGTGAACTGGAATACGCCATCAGTCGTGTTTTTGCCGGTTATAACGGCATGCTTCTGAACCATGTAGCTATTTATTGTGGCGACAATCATGGGCAGGGACAGGTTGTTGAGGCCACCATGCCACAGGTTCGATGCATCGATCTGAAGCATTTCCTTGAACGTTCGGTTGTGGACACTTCAGGACGACACTGTGTTGTGCAGGCCAGACTGCTACCGGAATTTCAGCACCTTACTGACAGTGCCGTCGAGTTTGTCCTGAAACAGCTGAATAAGCCTTACGACAGTGACTATAACGGCCGTTGTAAAGGCTGGTATTGCAGTGAACTGGTGCTGGAAGCCTGGCGTCAAGCCAACCATGGTCGCTTTGTTTTTCCACAGACACCTATGGGCTTCAGAGATATGGAAACCGGCAAACTCCTTCCTTACTGGATTCAGCATTATAAAAAGACGGGTCAACCGATTCCTGAAGGAAAGCCCGGTTCTCATCCGGCGTTAGTGTCCTGTTCTGAAAAACTGGAAATTCTAAATGTGATAGGTCAACTGCCATCAAGGCTGGAATCGCTCAGTATTTTTAAGCCTCCACTGCAAACGGTCTGA
- the speB gene encoding agmatinase, with amino-acid sequence MNTLGQRQDHSLYANAFGYLRQPLNFDPVNSNADVIITGIPFDLATTGRGGCRQGPEGIRKASVNIAWEGKRWPWNFDITKRLSIEDCGDLVFDCGDARQMSDRLFEHSDSLIAAGKTLLSFGGDHYVTLPLLRAHAKHYGELALIHFDAHTDDYDQGGKFDHGTMFYHAQVEGLIDPSASIQLGIRTTHDYDNTPFNVLGADYVNDASVDEVVEKIRSVVGNRRAYLTFDIDCLDPAYAPGTGTPVCGGLTTDRAFKLLRGLKGLDIVGMDVVEVCPAYDQSDITALAGATIALEMLYLQSFRQ; translated from the coding sequence ATGAATACTCTCGGGCAAAGACAGGATCATTCTCTGTACGCCAATGCTTTTGGCTATCTTCGACAACCGTTAAATTTTGATCCGGTCAACAGCAATGCTGACGTGATCATCACCGGTATTCCTTTTGACCTTGCCACCACGGGTCGAGGCGGCTGCCGTCAGGGGCCGGAAGGTATTCGCAAAGCGTCTGTCAATATCGCTTGGGAAGGCAAGCGCTGGCCGTGGAACTTTGACATTACCAAACGTCTTTCTATTGAAGACTGCGGTGATCTGGTGTTTGATTGCGGCGATGCCCGGCAGATGAGCGACCGCCTGTTTGAACATTCCGACAGCCTGATTGCAGCAGGCAAAACACTGCTCAGTTTCGGTGGTGATCACTACGTAACTCTGCCGTTGTTACGTGCTCACGCCAAACATTATGGCGAACTGGCACTGATTCACTTTGACGCCCACACCGATGATTACGATCAGGGCGGCAAATTTGATCACGGCACCATGTTCTATCACGCCCAGGTTGAAGGGTTGATCGATCCTTCAGCCTCCATTCAGCTAGGTATTCGTACGACACACGACTACGATAATACACCGTTCAACGTACTCGGTGCAGACTACGTTAATGACGCTTCTGTTGATGAAGTGGTCGAAAAAATTCGCAGCGTAGTGGGTAACCGTCGTGCCTACCTGACCTTTGACATCGACTGTCTTGATCCGGCCTATGCCCCCGGCACAGGCACACCCGTATGTGGCGGACTGACTACAGACAGGGCTTTTAAACTTCTTCGCGGTTTGAAAGGTCTGGATATTGTTGGCATGGATGTGGTGGAAGTGTGTCCGGCTTATGACCAGAGCGATATAACCGCACTGGCCGGAGCAACGATTGCACTAGAGATGCTTTATTTACAAAGTTTTCGTCAGTGA
- a CDS encoding adenosylmethionine decarboxylase gives MFFEGSEKKVEMVTAPEAGSLRALGKDFWAGVVAKAQAEILDTISNEHCDAYLLSESSLFVWHDRFLMLTCGTTTLVDATLYFLDHFPLDHILFASFQRKNEYQSHLQKSTFEEDIDRLSKRLEGPAFRLGHLDSHHNYVFHLDKPYQPEADDNTSELLMYHIKGENAEYLRAEGQTVEGIRKLLRLDDILPDFEISDWLFEPFGYSLNAIKGDRYATFHITPQEDSSYVSFETNMDLQKNPVVPVLLEALNPGCWDLIGFNANQVLPEQHDYLCMSRCDLPLNCGYDMRFRHYQHSGHATVKAEKL, from the coding sequence ATGTTTTTTGAAGGCTCGGAAAAGAAAGTTGAAATGGTCACAGCCCCCGAAGCAGGCTCGCTGCGTGCTTTGGGCAAGGATTTCTGGGCAGGCGTTGTCGCCAAAGCCCAGGCAGAGATTCTGGACACCATCAGCAACGAACACTGCGACGCTTACCTGCTGTCTGAATCCAGCCTGTTTGTCTGGCATGACCGTTTTCTGATGCTGACCTGCGGTACCACCACTCTGGTGGATGCCACTCTGTATTTTCTGGATCATTTTCCGCTGGATCACATTCTATTTGCCAGCTTCCAGCGTAAAAACGAGTATCAGTCACATCTTCAGAAAAGCACCTTTGAAGAAGACATTGACCGCCTGAGCAAACGCCTTGAAGGCCCGGCTTTTCGTCTGGGACATCTGGACAGTCATCACAATTACGTTTTCCATCTGGATAAGCCTTACCAGCCGGAAGCGGATGACAACACCAGCGAGCTGTTGATGTACCACATCAAAGGCGAAAATGCCGAGTATCTGCGCGCTGAGGGTCAAACGGTTGAGGGCATTCGTAAGTTGCTTAGACTGGATGACATTCTGCCGGACTTTGAAATCAGTGACTGGCTGTTTGAACCTTTTGGTTATTCACTGAATGCTATCAAAGGTGACCGGTATGCCACCTTCCATATTACTCCGCAGGAAGACAGCTCTTACGTCAGCTTTGAAACCAATATGGATCTGCAGAAGAATCCGGTGGTTCCGGTTCTGCTGGAAGCCCTGAACCCGGGCTGTTGGGATCTGATTGGCTTTAATGCCAACCAGGTATTACCAGAACAGCATGATTACCTGTGTATGTCCCGTTGTGATCTGCCTTTAAATTGTGGCTATGATATGCGTTTCAGGCATTATCAGCATTCAGGACATGCAACAGTAAAGGCTGAAAAATTATGA
- the speA gene encoding biosynthetic arginine decarboxylase, producing MDNTEDFSDSRPFPAQAVLGEPLSEQKTEHCVADGWNVEEARSTYNIRYWSQDYFDLNDDGHVTVNMKGKPPVNLDNIAHQLTRQGVSLPVLVRFPEIIHDRVDSLCNAFNRAIHEYSYDNQYLAIYPIKVNQQRAVVEEILESQSARQNRQLGLESGSKPELLAVLALAKRASSVIVCNGYKDREYVRLALTGEKLGHQVYIVLEKLTELDMVLAEAAKMGVKPRLGLRVRLASQGKGKWQASGGEKSKFGLSASQVLHVIERLKQENQLDCLQLLHFHLGSQIANIRDVRKGVSECARIYAELYRMGAPVKYLDVGGGLAVDYEGTRSQSHCSMNYSLQEYANNIIYTIGDLCKQYELPMPGVISESGRNLTAHHAVLITDVVGVESYEPELLEAPADDAPRLLHNMWSSWQDLARGLSQRALVEIYHDSQADLAEAHTQFEMGLLGLQHRAWAENVNLRICHTLKSRLSTRNRAHRPLIDELSEKLADKFYVNFSLFQSLPDAWGIDQVFPVLPLSGLDRPPEKRAVMLDITCDSDGVINQYVDGQGIETTLPVPTWHADKPYLLGIFMVGAYQEILGDMHNLFGDADTASVRITDLGLVEVTEYQPGDTVEDVLRYVNLQPESFLRTFRQLVRENLPLNEQQATLAELESGLRGYTYLEYVGGNEL from the coding sequence ATGGATAACACTGAAGACTTTAGTGACAGCAGACCATTCCCGGCACAGGCGGTGCTGGGCGAACCTCTGTCTGAGCAGAAAACAGAACACTGCGTCGCTGATGGCTGGAACGTAGAAGAAGCCCGTTCCACCTACAATATTCGCTATTGGAGTCAGGATTACTTTGACCTGAACGACGATGGCCATGTCACCGTGAACATGAAGGGCAAACCTCCGGTGAATCTGGATAACATTGCCCATCAGCTGACCCGGCAGGGTGTGTCTCTGCCGGTTCTGGTCCGCTTCCCGGAAATCATTCATGACCGGGTAGATTCACTGTGTAATGCCTTTAACCGTGCCATTCACGAGTACAGTTACGATAACCAGTATCTGGCTATTTACCCGATCAAGGTTAACCAGCAACGCGCGGTGGTGGAAGAGATACTGGAGAGTCAGTCGGCGCGTCAGAACCGTCAGCTGGGGCTCGAGTCAGGCAGTAAGCCGGAACTGCTGGCGGTGCTGGCACTGGCTAAACGCGCCAGTTCCGTGATTGTTTGCAATGGCTATAAAGATCGTGAATACGTTCGGCTGGCACTCACCGGTGAGAAGCTGGGACATCAGGTTTACATTGTTCTGGAGAAGCTCACCGAGCTGGACATGGTTCTGGCTGAAGCGGCCAAAATGGGTGTAAAACCAAGGCTGGGGCTGCGGGTTCGTCTTGCTTCACAGGGCAAAGGCAAATGGCAGGCCAGTGGTGGTGAGAAGTCCAAATTTGGTCTGTCTGCCAGTCAGGTGTTGCATGTTATTGAGCGACTGAAGCAGGAAAATCAGCTTGATTGCCTGCAACTGCTGCATTTCCATCTCGGTTCACAGATTGCCAATATTCGTGACGTGCGCAAGGGTGTCAGCGAGTGTGCGCGGATTTATGCCGAGCTGTATCGCATGGGCGCGCCAGTGAAGTATCTGGATGTCGGTGGCGGACTGGCAGTGGACTACGAAGGTACCCGCAGCCAGAGCCATTGCTCCATGAACTACAGTCTGCAGGAATATGCGAACAACATCATCTATACCATTGGTGATCTCTGTAAACAGTATGAGCTGCCGATGCCGGGTGTTATTTCCGAGTCCGGTCGTAACCTGACGGCTCACCATGCGGTACTGATTACCGATGTGGTGGGTGTGGAAAGTTATGAACCGGAACTGCTGGAAGCACCTGCCGACGATGCACCCAGACTGCTGCACAACATGTGGAGTTCCTGGCAGGACCTGGCTCGTGGTTTAAGCCAGCGAGCACTGGTGGAAATCTATCACGACAGTCAGGCCGACCTTGCCGAAGCACACACGCAGTTTGAAATGGGTCTGCTCGGGCTTCAGCACCGGGCATGGGCTGAAAACGTTAATCTGCGTATCTGTCACACTTTGAAAAGCCGCCTGTCTACCCGCAACCGGGCACACCGCCCACTGATTGATGAACTGAGTGAAAAACTGGCTGACAAGTTCTATGTGAACTTTTCGCTGTTCCAGTCTCTGCCCGATGCCTGGGGCATTGATCAGGTGTTTCCGGTTCTGCCGTTATCCGGACTGGATCGACCACCGGAAAAGCGTGCCGTGATGCTTGATATCACCTGCGATTCCGACGGTGTGATTAACCAGTATGTCGATGGTCAGGGCATTGAAACCACCTTGCCGGTTCCCACCTGGCATGCTGACAAGCCCTATCTGCTGGGTATTTTCATGGTCGGTGCCTATCAGGAAATTCTCGGCGATATGCACAACCTGTTCGGCGACGCCGACACTGCATCCGTTCGCATTACCGATCTGGGGCTGGTTGAAGTCACTGAATATCAGCCCGGCGACACGGTGGAAGACGTCCTGCGCTACGTCAATCTGCAGCCGGAAAGCTTTTTGCGGACGTTCCGCCAATTGGTCAGGGAAAACCTGCCTCTCAATGAACAACAGGCCACACTGGCCGAACTGGAATCAGGACTGCGGGGTTACACCTACCTCGAATACGTCGGAGGGAATGAGCTGTGA